The Devosia sp. YIM 151766 genome includes a region encoding these proteins:
- a CDS encoding amino acid aminotransferase gives MFEALTKAPGDKILALMGEYSADSRSTKIDLGVGVYKDENGVTPVMKAVRKAEERMLSNEKTKTYLGIAGNKGYGAAVIDLVVADSADSARIRVAQAPGGTGSLWVLMQLINRARPGATIHVSDPTWANHNPIAINSGLKVATYPYFDPATRGVKFEQMLAALDQLGAGDVVLLHGCCHNPTGANLTEAQWDQVAQSLAKTGALPFIDLAYLGFGDGIEPDAYGTRKILSTVPEALIAFSGSKNFGLYRERVGAAILMARNSDEADIANSQLLNIIRGAYSQPPDHGAEIIRTILDDAALRAEWEEELATMRNRMILLRKKLADAIRERSNSTDFDFVADHRGMFSLLGLTNDAVDHLKAENGVYMTGDSRINIAGIPEDRVGDLAAAFLGALR, from the coding sequence ATGTTCGAAGCTCTCACCAAGGCCCCCGGCGACAAGATTCTTGCGCTCATGGGCGAATATTCCGCCGATTCGCGTTCCACCAAGATCGACCTCGGCGTCGGCGTCTATAAGGACGAAAACGGCGTGACCCCGGTTATGAAAGCCGTGCGCAAAGCCGAAGAACGGATGCTTTCGAACGAGAAAACAAAGACTTATCTCGGCATTGCCGGCAATAAGGGCTATGGCGCCGCCGTAATCGATCTCGTCGTGGCCGACAGCGCCGACAGCGCCCGTATCCGCGTGGCCCAGGCCCCGGGCGGCACCGGCTCGCTCTGGGTCCTGATGCAGCTCATCAACCGCGCCCGCCCCGGCGCGACAATTCATGTATCGGACCCCACCTGGGCCAACCACAATCCGATCGCCATCAATTCGGGTCTCAAGGTCGCGACCTATCCCTATTTCGATCCGGCGACGCGCGGCGTCAAATTCGAGCAAATGCTTGCGGCGCTTGACCAATTGGGCGCCGGCGACGTCGTCCTGCTGCATGGATGCTGCCATAACCCGACCGGCGCCAATCTCACCGAGGCGCAATGGGACCAGGTGGCGCAGAGCCTAGCCAAGACCGGCGCCCTGCCCTTTATCGACCTGGCCTATCTCGGTTTCGGCGACGGCATCGAGCCCGATGCCTATGGTACGCGCAAAATTCTATCCACGGTGCCGGAAGCTCTGATAGCCTTCTCGGGCTCGAAGAATTTCGGCCTTTATCGCGAACGTGTCGGCGCTGCCATCCTCATGGCTCGCAATTCCGACGAGGCCGACATCGCCAATTCGCAGCTTCTCAACATCATTCGCGGCGCCTATTCGCAGCCGCCCGATCATGGCGCGGAAATCATCCGCACTATTCTGGATGACGCAGCCTTGCGCGCCGAATGGGAGGAAGAACTGGCGACCATGCGTAACCGCATGATTTTGCTACGAAAAAAGCTGGCAGACGCCATCCGCGAGCGCTCCAATTCCACCGATTTCGACTTCGTCGCCGATCATCGCGGCATGTTTTCGCTGCTCGGGCTGACCAATGATGCCGTCGACCATCTTAAGGCCGAAAACGGGGTCTATATGACTGGGGACAGCCGCATCAATATTGCCGGGATTCCGGAAGACCGCGTCGGCGATCTGGCCGCCGCCTTTCTGGGCGCCCTACGCTGA
- a CDS encoding FAD-binding protein — MAVLVLAELDNGILSPATARIVAAAAQLGPVDLLVPGPHAAAEAAAGIAGIAKVMVSDTDLLAESLVALVSTLAVRYRYLVSSASTLGKDVMPRLAGTLDIQPVTDIVAIEGENRFTRPIYAGNALETVIDNQARHVLTFRASAFRPAASGNAAPIETIDSPTASAARFIAAHRSESDVPDLATAQIVVGGGVAVGSTEGFQLIEKLGKTLGAAIGATRAAVDAGFAPNDWQIGQTGKIIAPDLYIAIGISGALQHLAGIQGARKIIAINADAEAPLVKIADLALIGDLFEIVPQLTAELERLGVKR, encoded by the coding sequence ATGGCGGTTCTGGTTCTCGCCGAACTCGATAACGGCATCCTCTCCCCCGCCACCGCGCGCATCGTCGCCGCCGCCGCCCAGCTTGGTCCGGTCGACCTGCTCGTCCCTGGTCCCCACGCCGCGGCGGAGGCCGCCGCGGGCATTGCCGGAATCGCCAAAGTGATGGTCAGCGACACCGATCTGCTAGCGGAATCGCTCGTGGCGCTGGTCTCAACGTTAGCAGTCCGCTACCGCTATCTGGTCTCGAGTGCCTCGACCCTGGGCAAGGACGTGATGCCGCGCCTGGCCGGCACACTCGACATCCAGCCGGTCACCGACATCGTCGCCATCGAGGGCGAAAACCGCTTCACGCGGCCCATCTATGCCGGCAACGCTCTCGAAACCGTCATCGACAACCAGGCCCGGCACGTCCTCACTTTCCGCGCCTCGGCCTTCCGTCCGGCCGCTTCCGGCAATGCGGCGCCCATCGAAACCATTGATTCTCCTACCGCTTCCGCCGCAAGATTTATCGCCGCCCATCGCAGCGAGAGCGACGTGCCCGATCTCGCCACCGCCCAGATCGTGGTCGGCGGCGGCGTCGCCGTCGGTTCGACCGAGGGTTTCCAACTGATTGAAAAACTTGGGAAAACCCTGGGCGCGGCCATCGGCGCCACTCGCGCCGCCGTCGATGCGGGCTTTGCCCCCAACGATTGGCAGATCGGCCAGACCGGCAAGATCATCGCCCCCGATCTTTATATCGCCATCGGCATTTCCGGGGCGCTCCAGCACCTTGCCGGCATCCAGGGCGCTAGGAAAATCATCGCCATCAACGCCGATGCGGAGGCGCCGCTGGTCAAGATCGCCGATCTGGCGCTGATCGGCGATCTCTTTGAAATCGTTCCGCAATTGACGGCGGAACTGGAGAGATTGGGCGTGAAACGCTGA
- a CDS encoding electron transfer flavoprotein subunit beta/FixA family protein has translation MKILVAVKRVVDHNVRIRVRPDGSGVETNGVRMSMNPFCKHAVEAAVQLAEAGQASEIVVVSIGPKAANDVILTALAMGAHRGLLIETDDNLETLAIAKLLARVVAEEQPDLVLLGKQAVDDDSNHVGQMLAALTDRPQATFASAIKLSGGALEVTREVDYGRETLALPLPAIVTADLRLNNPRNAALPMVMKARAKPLALRPAAEFGVDLAPRLRIENISPPPERVAGQIVGSVADLAARIAAEIDAMEAS, from the coding sequence ATGAAAATCCTCGTAGCGGTCAAACGCGTGGTCGATCACAATGTCCGCATAAGGGTGCGCCCCGATGGCTCGGGCGTCGAGACCAACGGCGTCCGTATGTCGATGAACCCGTTCTGCAAGCACGCGGTCGAGGCGGCGGTGCAGCTTGCCGAAGCCGGCCAGGCCAGCGAAATCGTCGTGGTGTCCATCGGGCCGAAAGCTGCCAATGACGTCATCCTTACGGCCCTGGCCATGGGCGCGCATCGCGGCCTGCTCATCGAGACCGACGACAATCTCGAAACCCTCGCCATTGCCAAACTGCTCGCCAGGGTCGTGGCCGAGGAACAGCCCGATCTGGTGCTGCTCGGCAAGCAGGCGGTGGACGATGACAGCAATCATGTCGGCCAGATGCTCGCCGCCCTCACCGATCGCCCGCAGGCCACTTTCGCCTCGGCCATCAAGCTCAGCGGCGGCGCGCTGGAAGTCACGCGCGAGGTCGATTATGGCCGCGAGACCCTGGCACTGCCCCTGCCCGCCATCGTCACCGCCGATCTTCGCCTCAACAATCCGCGCAATGCCGCGCTACCGATGGTGATGAAGGCGCGCGCCAAGCCGCTCGCGCTGCGTCCTGCCGCCGAGTTCGGCGTCGATCTCGCCCCGCGCCTCAGGATCGAAAACATATCCCCGCCGCCCGAGCGCGTGGCAGGACAGATTGTCGGCTCGGTTGCCGATCTCGCCGCGCGCATCGCCGCCGAGATCGATGCGATGGAGGCGAGCTGA
- a CDS encoding M20 aminoacylase family protein, which translates to MPVLNRVAELQPEIAAWRRDFHAHPEVLFDVHRTAGIVAEKLQAFGCDEIITGLGRTGVVGVINGRTNTSGRTIGLRADMDALPMTERTGAAHASTIAGKMHACGHDGHTAMLLGAARYLAETRNFDGKVALIFQPAEEGGGGGKVMIDDGLFDRVSIDEVYGMHNWPGMPIGAFGIREGGIMAATDRFYIDIEGRGGHAARPQQTIDPIIVAAQLVTAMQTIVSRNLDPLESAVLSVTMIEAGEADNVISRTAKITGTVRTLDGGVQDFIEARLAELVPQFAASFGASAAIRYVRGYPVTVNAAEQTAFAAAVAREIVGPERVDAETVPSMGGEDFSFMLNERPGAYIFIGNGDSTELHTDTYDFNDEAIPVGVSYWVRLAERALPLDRA; encoded by the coding sequence ATGCCCGTTCTCAATCGTGTCGCCGAATTGCAGCCCGAAATCGCCGCCTGGCGGCGGGATTTCCATGCCCATCCGGAAGTTTTGTTCGATGTGCACCGGACGGCGGGCATCGTGGCGGAAAAGCTCCAGGCCTTCGGTTGCGACGAGATCATCACCGGGCTGGGCCGGACCGGCGTGGTCGGCGTCATCAATGGCCGCACCAATACAAGCGGGCGAACCATCGGCTTGCGCGCCGACATGGACGCGCTGCCGATGACCGAGAGGACCGGGGCGGCCCATGCCTCGACCATTGCCGGCAAGATGCATGCCTGCGGCCATGACGGGCACACCGCCATGCTGCTCGGCGCCGCCAGATACCTGGCCGAAACGCGCAATTTCGACGGCAAGGTGGCGCTGATCTTCCAGCCGGCCGAAGAAGGCGGCGGCGGTGGCAAGGTGATGATCGATGACGGCCTGTTCGACCGCGTCAGCATCGACGAAGTCTATGGCATGCACAATTGGCCCGGCATGCCCATCGGCGCCTTCGGCATCCGCGAGGGCGGCATCATGGCGGCGACCGATCGCTTCTATATCGACATCGAAGGGCGGGGCGGACATGCGGCGCGGCCGCAGCAGACCATCGACCCGATCATCGTCGCCGCCCAATTGGTCACGGCGATGCAGACCATCGTGTCGCGCAATCTCGATCCGCTGGAAAGCGCGGTGCTCAGCGTCACCATGATCGAGGCCGGCGAGGCCGACAATGTCATCTCGCGCACGGCGAAAATCACCGGCACGGTGCGGACGCTGGATGGCGGGGTGCAGGATTTCATCGAAGCCAGATTGGCCGAATTGGTGCCGCAATTCGCCGCCAGCTTCGGCGCCAGCGCCGCCATCCGCTATGTGCGGGGCTATCCCGTGACCGTCAATGCCGCCGAACAGACCGCCTTCGCCGCCGCGGTGGCGCGGGAAATCGTCGGGCCCGAACGGGTCGATGCCGAGACGGTCCCCTCCATGGGCGGCGAGGATTTCTCCTTCATGCTCAACGAGCGCCCGGGGGCCTATATCTTCATCGGCAATGGCGATTCGACCGAGCTGCACACCGATACCTATGATTTCAACGACGAGGCCATTCCGGTGGGCGTGAGCTATTGGGTGCGGCTGGCGGAGCGGGCCCTGCCTTTGGACCGGGCTTGA